Proteins co-encoded in one Lysobacter solisilvae genomic window:
- a CDS encoding DUF2785 domain-containing protein has protein sequence MRRSAALLALTLWSGAALASCPPAGHDAGARGALKAAGFAIETASTRNALALALLDCLADPDPQLRDGIAYEALSTWMRESKLDAATLQSLRARLTAMLQAPDPRGFAPPFAALVLSELARTDRIAAWMSDAQRDALVTDAAGYLSGVRDYRGFIDGQGWRHGVAHGADLVLQLALNPKLDRAQLARLREAVAVQVAPAANPSYVHGESMRLARAAYYIAQRGLHDTADWDAWFARLATPAPLPGWDAAFLSEAGLARRHDTVAFMTALYVLVQEHGDEALRARLLPGLRATLKAVP, from the coding sequence ATGCGCAGATCCGCGGCCCTGCTGGCCCTGACCTTGTGGAGCGGCGCGGCGCTGGCCAGCTGCCCGCCGGCCGGACATGACGCCGGTGCGCGGGGCGCGCTGAAGGCCGCAGGCTTTGCCATCGAAACGGCGTCCACCCGCAACGCGCTGGCGCTGGCCCTGCTCGACTGCCTGGCCGATCCCGACCCGCAGCTGCGCGACGGCATCGCCTACGAGGCGCTGAGCACATGGATGCGGGAGTCGAAACTGGATGCGGCGACCCTGCAGTCCCTGCGGGCCCGGCTGACCGCGATGCTGCAGGCGCCCGATCCGCGGGGATTCGCGCCGCCGTTCGCGGCCCTCGTGCTGTCGGAGCTCGCCCGTACCGATCGCATCGCCGCGTGGATGAGCGACGCGCAGCGCGATGCGCTGGTCACCGATGCCGCCGGCTACCTGTCCGGCGTGCGCGACTATCGGGGTTTCATCGACGGACAGGGCTGGCGGCACGGGGTCGCGCACGGCGCGGACCTCGTGCTGCAGCTGGCGCTCAATCCGAAGCTGGACCGCGCGCAGCTCGCACGCCTGCGCGAAGCGGTGGCGGTGCAGGTCGCCCCGGCCGCGAATCCGTCCTACGTCCACGGGGAGTCCATGCGCCTGGCCCGCGCGGCGTACTACATCGCCCAGCGCGGCCTGCATGACACCGCCGACTGGGACGCATGGTTCGCCCGTCTCGCGACGCCGGCGCCATTGCCGGGCTGGGACGCGGCCTTCCTCAGCGAGGCGGGACTCGCGCGACGGCACGACACGGTGGCCTTCATGACAGCGCTGTATGTGCTGGTGCAGGAACACGGCGACGAGGCCTTGCGCGCACGCCTGCTGCCGGGCCTGCGCGCCACGCTGAAGG